One window of the Chlamydiales bacterium genome contains the following:
- the recD gene encoding exodeoxyribonuclease V subunit alpha: MKTEKLPFSEIDNIFAASLIKDGSREQHLFMAALLWASRQGHLSLPAQEEELLELFALNREIASAILKGSREIPSELLDEKGLDLPRTPLCRFKHYYYLQKNWVFETRFLKQLEKLLALKAEAFSASEEEDLTEEQNRAVAAALSLPFSLLCGGPGTGKTYTAARIVRAFRKKHKEARIALAAPTGKAAKQLQLQLIKEDIRVETLHALLEVHRESDFFSAPSPVMADLLIVDECSMIDARLFSRLLESLHQGAHLVLMGDPYQLPPVESGTLFADLVDVLKGGFSQHLTELTRWLRSDRQEILRFAEAVKSGKAEEAWRLLSGSEEGALHYLELGEGPSAFEAIWNLVSKRFPQPSTKPIDHAALWAEKESCALLSCLRKGPFGVDQLNEMIAERFTSRMGREEHLAVPILITRTDPELGLYNGETGILIRRFSGEGEYAIFGPAPFREIPASRLPAYEYAYALSVHKSQGSEYEDVLLLVGPGSEYFGKEVIYTGATRSKKSLTILSRREVLESSLARASRKISALHARLQKTP; encoded by the coding sequence ATGAAAACAGAAAAACTTCCCTTTTCCGAGATCGATAATATCTTTGCTGCAAGCCTGATTAAAGATGGAAGCAGAGAGCAGCACCTCTTTATGGCAGCGCTCCTCTGGGCTTCCAGGCAGGGACACCTCTCTCTCCCCGCGCAAGAAGAGGAGCTGCTTGAGCTTTTTGCCTTAAACAGGGAGATCGCTTCAGCGATTCTAAAAGGGTCGAGGGAGATACCTTCAGAGCTTCTCGACGAGAAGGGCTTAGATCTTCCCAGAACGCCTCTCTGCCGTTTTAAACACTACTACTATCTCCAGAAAAACTGGGTCTTTGAAACCAGATTTTTGAAACAGCTAGAGAAGCTCCTAGCCTTAAAGGCTGAAGCTTTTTCTGCTTCTGAAGAAGAGGATCTAACCGAAGAGCAGAATAGAGCTGTCGCTGCTGCCCTCTCTCTTCCGTTCTCACTTCTCTGCGGAGGCCCTGGAACGGGAAAGACCTACACAGCTGCGCGGATTGTGCGCGCATTCAGAAAGAAGCATAAAGAGGCGCGCATCGCTTTGGCCGCTCCAACGGGAAAGGCGGCAAAGCAGCTCCAGCTGCAGCTTATCAAAGAGGATATCCGCGTAGAGACGCTGCATGCGCTCTTGGAAGTGCATCGAGAGAGCGATTTTTTTAGCGCGCCCTCTCCAGTAATGGCAGACCTACTCATCGTCGATGAGTGTTCGATGATCGATGCGCGCCTCTTCTCTCGCCTTCTCGAATCTCTCCACCAGGGAGCCCATCTCGTGCTGATGGGAGACCCCTACCAGCTTCCTCCCGTTGAGAGCGGCACACTTTTTGCGGATCTCGTAGATGTATTAAAAGGGGGCTTCTCACAGCATCTCACAGAGCTCACGCGCTGGCTTCGGTCGGACCGGCAGGAGATCTTGCGCTTTGCTGAAGCTGTAAAGTCTGGAAAGGCGGAAGAGGCGTGGAGACTGCTCAGTGGATCTGAAGAGGGGGCGCTGCACTATCTCGAATTAGGAGAGGGCCCCAGTGCGTTTGAAGCGATCTGGAATCTTGTTTCCAAGCGTTTTCCGCAACCCTCTACAAAACCTATCGACCATGCGGCTCTCTGGGCTGAAAAGGAGAGTTGTGCGCTTCTCTCCTGCCTGCGCAAAGGACCCTTTGGTGTCGATCAGCTCAATGAGATGATTGCAGAGCGTTTTACCAGCAGAATGGGAAGAGAGGAGCACCTTGCAGTGCCCATACTTATTACGCGTACAGATCCTGAATTGGGTCTCTACAATGGAGAGACGGGCATTCTTATCCGACGCTTCTCTGGAGAGGGCGAGTATGCTATTTTCGGTCCCGCTCCGTTTAGAGAGATTCCAGCTAGCAGACTTCCAGCTTATGAGTATGCGTATGCGCTCTCCGTGCACAAGAGCCAGGGCAGCGAATACGAGGATGTTCTGCTTCTAGTTGGCCCCGGTTCTGAATATTTTGGGAAAGAGGTGATTTATACGGGAGCGACCCGCTCCAAAAAGAGCCTTACCATACTCTCTCGAAGGGAGGTTTTAGAGAGCTCCCTCGCACGGGCATCTAGAAAAATATCTGCGCTACATGCAAGACTGCAAAAAACCCCTTAA
- the dacB gene encoding D-alanyl-D-alanine carboxypeptidase/D-alanyl-D-alanine-endopeptidase yields MRLIRRALCISLCFLLISAADKETTSKEDLHFLKNAIDRIIQQVDPNVHIGIEVISLKNGQKLYEKNPRHMFVPASTQKIFTAASALAILGTDFRFETQLLAMREQKEGVLDGDLYLKGSGDPSLVTEDLQDLVFQLSLAGVKTIKGDLVIDNFEFDNIVQGPGWMWDEGAEYWTSPIDALLVNHSSISVWVEPGQQVGAPARVGIFPEIEGVVIQNTAKTGEKKSDLRVSRRWVTRENLIEVDGTIDLKSKPQNYNIPLEAPAMYTATLFRDLLQQKGIGICGEIRFKKAPENALLLATHRSAPLSELIYPVLKKSDNLYSNCLFKKMGSKLHQAPGTWPKGSQAMRSFLSSQAEIDVENLAIVDGDGESRYNLISPHQMVSFLVWMEDQFLFFPEFLTALPISGVDGTLKNRMDDPVLKGKIRAKGGRMTGISGIAGYAYTKDNEMLAFSIMINGFIKPAEEYKKNLEDQICKQLTQFSRKQH; encoded by the coding sequence ATGCGGCTTATCCGACGTGCTCTTTGCATCTCTCTCTGTTTTCTGCTCATTTCAGCGGCGGATAAGGAGACAACCTCGAAAGAGGATCTCCACTTTCTTAAAAACGCGATCGATCGCATCATTCAACAGGTCGATCCCAATGTGCACATCGGCATCGAGGTCATCTCACTGAAAAATGGGCAGAAGCTCTATGAGAAAAACCCTCGCCACATGTTTGTTCCCGCGAGTACGCAGAAGATTTTTACCGCAGCTTCAGCTCTCGCAATTTTAGGAACCGACTTTCGTTTTGAGACGCAGCTCCTTGCGATGCGCGAGCAGAAAGAGGGGGTCTTAGATGGAGATCTCTACCTTAAAGGTTCAGGTGATCCCTCTCTCGTTACAGAGGATTTGCAAGATCTCGTCTTTCAACTCTCTCTGGCAGGGGTGAAAACGATTAAAGGTGATCTAGTCATCGATAACTTTGAGTTCGATAATATCGTACAGGGACCGGGCTGGATGTGGGATGAGGGGGCAGAGTATTGGACCTCTCCTATCGACGCTCTTCTAGTTAACCATAGCAGCATCAGCGTCTGGGTAGAGCCCGGACAGCAGGTGGGAGCCCCTGCGCGCGTTGGGATCTTTCCAGAGATCGAAGGCGTTGTGATTCAGAACACAGCAAAGACGGGAGAAAAGAAGAGCGATCTGCGCGTCAGCCGCCGCTGGGTTACGAGAGAGAATCTCATCGAAGTTGACGGAACAATCGACCTGAAAAGCAAGCCGCAAAATTATAACATTCCCCTCGAAGCGCCTGCGATGTATACAGCAACGCTCTTCCGCGATCTGCTCCAGCAGAAAGGGATAGGGATCTGTGGAGAGATACGCTTTAAAAAAGCGCCGGAAAATGCTCTTCTCCTCGCAACTCACCGTTCAGCTCCACTGAGCGAACTTATCTACCCCGTTCTTAAAAAGTCGGACAATCTCTACAGCAACTGTCTTTTCAAGAAGATGGGTTCAAAGCTCCATCAAGCTCCCGGAACCTGGCCAAAAGGCTCTCAGGCGATGCGCTCATTTCTCTCCAGTCAGGCGGAGATCGATGTGGAGAATCTGGCTATTGTCGACGGAGATGGAGAGTCGCGCTACAACCTGATCAGCCCTCATCAGATGGTCTCCTTTCTTGTCTGGATGGAGGATCAGTTCCTCTTCTTCCCTGAATTTCTAACTGCTCTTCCCATTAGTGGAGTCGACGGAACTTTGAAAAATCGAATGGACGATCCAGTTTTAAAAGGGAAGATTCGCGCTAAAGGCGGAAGGATGACGGGCATTTCGGGAATCGCAGGCTATGCGTACACAAAAGACAATGAGATGCTCGCCTTTTCTATCATGATCAATGGTTTTATAAAGCCCGCAGAAGAGTACAAAAAGAATCTGGAAGATCAGATCTGCAAGCAGCTCACACAATTCTCACGCAAGCAACATTAG
- a CDS encoding RNA polymerase sigma factor, with protein sequence MTVKGSFGTLFSQQHQQKIEELVAIAKEQGYITYEEINEILPMTFDSAEQIDQVLIFLSGMDIQVLNQVEVDRQKERKKEAKELEALPKRSEGTSDDPVRMYLKEMGSVPLLTREEEVEISKRIEKAQIQIEKIIMRFRYSTREAISIINYLMQGKDRFDKIIAEKEVADKQSYLALLPRLSQLLRKEDGILDGLLLQLRNPKLKKTDKVKISEDMEKCRIRTQAYLRRLHLRHNIIEDFGEVILNAYERFLVLEKETQELAPRAQKNKFAASKLSALERRLRKRELAAGRSLDEFKKDVRMLQRWMDKSQEAKREMVESNLRLVISIAKKYTNRGLSFLDLIQEGNMGLMKAVEKFEYRRGYKFSTYATWWIRQAVTRAIADQARTIRIPVHMIETINKVLRGAKKLMMETGREPTPEELAAELGLTPERVREIYKIAQHPISLQAEVGEGGESQFGDFLEDTAIESPAEATGYAILKDKMNEVLSTLTDRERTVLIERFGLLDGKPKTLEEVGLRFKVTRERVRQIEAKALRKMRHPTRSKQLQAFLDLLEGE encoded by the coding sequence ATGACCGTCAAAGGAAGCTTCGGCACACTTTTTAGTCAGCAGCACCAGCAGAAGATCGAAGAGCTGGTTGCTATTGCCAAAGAGCAAGGATACATCACCTACGAGGAGATCAACGAGATCCTCCCGATGACCTTTGACTCTGCAGAGCAGATTGATCAGGTTCTGATCTTTTTGAGCGGCATGGACATTCAAGTCCTCAATCAGGTTGAGGTCGATAGACAGAAAGAGCGCAAAAAAGAGGCGAAAGAACTCGAGGCGCTGCCGAAACGCTCTGAAGGAACTTCTGACGATCCCGTTCGCATGTACCTCAAAGAGATGGGCTCAGTACCTCTCTTGACTCGCGAAGAAGAGGTCGAGATCTCGAAAAGAATCGAAAAGGCGCAGATCCAGATCGAAAAGATCATCATGCGCTTCCGTTATTCGACCCGCGAAGCGATCTCGATCATCAACTACCTCATGCAGGGAAAAGACCGCTTCGACAAGATCATTGCCGAGAAAGAGGTTGCCGACAAGCAGAGCTATCTCGCTCTCCTTCCAAGACTGAGCCAGCTGCTGCGCAAAGAAGATGGCATCCTAGACGGGCTTCTTCTCCAGTTGCGCAATCCGAAGCTCAAGAAGACCGACAAGGTAAAAATTTCCGAGGACATGGAGAAGTGCCGCATTCGCACGCAGGCTTACCTCCGCAGACTTCACCTCCGCCATAACATCATTGAAGACTTCGGCGAAGTCATCCTCAACGCTTATGAGCGCTTCCTCGTCCTTGAAAAAGAGACGCAGGAGCTCGCTCCACGAGCGCAGAAGAATAAATTTGCAGCGAGCAAGCTCTCCGCTCTCGAAAGACGCCTCCGCAAGCGCGAGCTAGCAGCGGGAAGATCTCTCGATGAGTTTAAGAAAGATGTGCGCATGCTCCAGCGCTGGATGGATAAGAGCCAAGAAGCCAAGCGCGAGATGGTCGAATCCAACCTGAGGCTCGTGATCTCGATCGCCAAGAAGTACACAAATCGTGGACTCTCCTTCCTCGATCTCATTCAAGAAGGGAACATGGGCCTTATGAAGGCTGTTGAGAAGTTTGAATACCGCAGAGGGTATAAGTTCTCAACCTACGCCACCTGGTGGATTCGCCAAGCGGTTACTCGTGCAATCGCCGACCAGGCGCGCACGATCCGTATCCCCGTGCACATGATCGAAACGATCAATAAGGTTCTGCGCGGAGCTAAGAAGCTGATGATGGAGACAGGCAGAGAGCCGACTCCAGAAGAGCTAGCAGCAGAGCTTGGATTAACTCCAGAGCGTGTCCGCGAGATTTACAAGATTGCGCAGCATCCGATCTCTCTACAAGCAGAGGTTGGAGAGGGCGGCGAGAGCCAGTTTGGCGACTTCCTGGAAGATACAGCTATCGAGTCGCCCGCTGAGGCGACCGGTTATGCGATTCTGAAGGATAAGATGAACGAGGTTCTCTCGACCCTTACAGATCGCGAGCGCACAGTGCTCATCGAGCGCTTTGGCCTGCTAGATGGCAAGCCGAAGACGCTAGAAGAGGTGGGCCTTAGATTTAAAGTCACACGCGAGCGCGTGCGGCAGATCGAAGCCAAAGCTCTCCGCAAGATGCGCCACCCAACCCGCTCCAAGCAGCTCCAAGCCTTCCTCGACCTCCTCGAAGGCGAATAA
- a CDS encoding DUF3592 domain-containing protein, whose translation MNKKRWLILLVLAAGATLWFGGLALSQLYGYLRLREHAPAKVVEWKVAGSSSKFFITAHYVFEAKGQRYEGSCMLKEPSFLNPIAAEAELKEWAECSWSIWYDPAAPQHASLQKLFPNKQIFNGLVSLGVLGYFLLLPRLYRQLFSKAAPKKI comes from the coding sequence ATGAACAAGAAGAGATGGCTTATTCTACTGGTTTTAGCAGCTGGCGCCACCCTCTGGTTTGGCGGCCTGGCGCTTTCGCAGCTCTATGGCTATCTGCGTTTAAGAGAGCACGCACCAGCAAAAGTGGTGGAGTGGAAAGTCGCGGGGAGCTCTTCAAAATTTTTTATCACAGCGCACTATGTCTTTGAGGCCAAAGGCCAGCGGTATGAGGGGAGCTGCATGCTAAAAGAGCCCTCCTTTCTTAACCCCATCGCTGCTGAAGCCGAGCTTAAAGAGTGGGCAGAGTGCAGCTGGTCGATCTGGTATGATCCAGCCGCTCCTCAGCACGCCTCTCTTCAAAAACTTTTTCCCAATAAGCAGATTTTTAATGGGCTCGTGAGCCTCGGAGTTCTCGGCTATTTTCTCCTTTTGCCACGGCTCTATCGACAACTTTTTTCTAAAGCGGCCCCAAAGAAGATTTGA
- a CDS encoding rod shape-determining protein MreC, which produces MRKINYRPYLLLAGFFFIVLICPETAAERMRHVAVSSIAPSWRLLTFLKGFSLQLLMITPPGGRAGSAELSAENDALKQENLTLRTQLANVRQWLLQEERVDEQLQRWKELSHSQEVSPELKEFYKRRASHLKDGLDLQLRALPARVIFREPTSWSSFLWLNVGERDNNALKKKIVAKNSPVVIGTSLVGVVEEVSYKQCKVRLITDARLIPSVRAVRGKEQNRFLREHLEGLLLGLGTRSDLFATQGDAQGVISLLSKLHDHLGSDSDDQFLAKGELYGTSMPLWRSRDLVLRGVGFNYDYADAEGPSRDLRTGESKGEKKNPAQVVKVGDLLVTTGMDGIFPAGLRVAVVSEVTALKEGACSYDIEAKATCGNLNRLLHLTVLPPLETESSSAGGIPFDKISQRG; this is translated from the coding sequence ATGAGAAAGATCAACTACCGTCCCTATCTCCTTCTCGCTGGCTTCTTTTTTATCGTGCTGATCTGCCCAGAAACAGCAGCCGAAAGAATGAGACATGTCGCGGTGAGTTCTATCGCTCCCTCGTGGAGGCTTCTCACCTTTTTAAAGGGTTTTTCGCTTCAGCTTCTGATGATTACACCTCCTGGAGGAAGAGCGGGCAGCGCCGAACTCTCAGCTGAGAATGACGCATTAAAGCAGGAGAATCTAACCCTGCGCACGCAGCTTGCAAATGTGCGTCAGTGGCTCCTTCAAGAAGAGCGCGTCGATGAGCAGCTTCAGCGCTGGAAAGAGCTCTCGCATTCACAAGAGGTCTCTCCAGAGCTAAAAGAGTTTTATAAGAGAAGGGCCAGCCATCTAAAAGATGGTCTCGATCTGCAGCTCAGAGCTCTGCCTGCCCGCGTGATCTTTCGCGAGCCGACCTCTTGGAGCAGCTTCCTCTGGTTGAATGTGGGAGAGCGTGACAATAACGCGCTGAAGAAGAAGATCGTCGCTAAAAACAGCCCCGTCGTTATTGGAACCTCGCTTGTTGGGGTTGTCGAAGAGGTGAGCTACAAGCAGTGTAAGGTGAGGCTGATTACAGACGCCCGTCTCATCCCCTCCGTTCGTGCAGTGCGCGGTAAGGAGCAGAACCGCTTTCTGCGAGAGCACCTTGAAGGACTTCTTCTTGGCCTCGGAACGCGCTCCGACCTCTTTGCAACGCAGGGTGATGCGCAGGGGGTTATCTCCCTCCTTTCAAAGCTGCACGACCATCTGGGAAGTGATTCTGACGATCAGTTTCTCGCAAAGGGCGAGCTCTACGGAACGAGCATGCCTCTCTGGCGCTCGCGCGATCTCGTACTACGCGGCGTAGGATTTAACTACGACTACGCGGATGCAGAGGGGCCTTCTCGAGATCTGCGCACTGGTGAGAGCAAGGGTGAGAAGAAGAACCCTGCGCAAGTTGTGAAAGTCGGAGACCTTTTAGTGACAACTGGCATGGATGGGATATTCCCTGCTGGACTGCGCGTTGCAGTAGTCTCTGAAGTTACCGCACTGAAAGAGGGCGCCTGCTCTTATGACATCGAAGCAAAAGCCACTTGTGGAAACCTAAACCGCCTCCTTCACCTCACCGTCCTCCCCCCTCTCGAAACCGAATCATCTTCTGCAGGGGGAATACCATTTGATAAAATCTCCCAGAGGGGCTAA
- a CDS encoding aspartate/tyrosine/aromatic aminotransferase yields the protein MYMGFFEHVTLATPDAIFGLMQEYNADKRPGKINLTVGLYKDEKLMTPVLNSVKKAEEELLASEKSKEYLPLDGDRAYLEGAGELIFGEFWAQSKERIAKAQAVGGTNALRIGGELLFHEKVAETIHIPDYTWPNHKAVFVRAGLKVEIYPYYNRTEHALNFEKMMSYFSALPPRSAVVLHACCHNPTGMDLSLEEWKKLSALFLSKRLIPFFDMAYQGFGRGLNEDAEAVRLFAKEGHEMLVAYSFSKNFSLYAERAGVIFIIGDSHKTSSHLVSRLITTIRPNYSNPPLHGAKIVATILNSPKLRKEWEQELNEMRGRIDEMRTSFATKLMKKAPKVDFSFLKERRGLFFILGLNEVQVDRLRTESKIYMTRDGRINVAGLNHANLDYVVDAISNIL from the coding sequence ATGTATATGGGTTTTTTTGAACACGTCACATTAGCTACGCCAGATGCGATTTTTGGGCTCATGCAGGAGTATAATGCAGACAAGAGGCCTGGTAAGATCAACCTCACGGTCGGGCTCTACAAAGACGAAAAGCTCATGACACCCGTTTTAAACTCTGTGAAAAAGGCGGAAGAGGAGCTCCTCGCTAGCGAAAAGAGTAAAGAGTACCTGCCGCTCGATGGAGATAGGGCCTATCTTGAAGGAGCGGGCGAGCTGATCTTTGGAGAGTTCTGGGCTCAGTCGAAAGAGAGAATTGCAAAGGCGCAAGCGGTCGGAGGAACTAACGCGCTACGCATCGGCGGCGAGCTCCTCTTCCACGAGAAGGTCGCAGAGACGATCCACATCCCAGACTACACATGGCCTAATCATAAAGCAGTTTTTGTACGCGCAGGTTTGAAGGTCGAGATCTACCCCTACTACAACCGCACCGAACATGCGCTGAATTTTGAGAAGATGATGAGCTACTTTAGCGCCCTTCCTCCGCGTAGTGCAGTGGTCTTGCACGCCTGCTGTCACAATCCCACCGGGATGGATCTCTCGTTAGAAGAATGGAAAAAACTCTCTGCTCTCTTCCTATCAAAAAGGCTGATCCCCTTTTTCGACATGGCCTATCAAGGCTTTGGAAGAGGATTAAATGAGGATGCTGAAGCGGTACGCCTCTTTGCTAAAGAGGGTCATGAGATGCTGGTCGCCTACTCGTTTTCTAAAAACTTCTCTCTCTATGCCGAGAGAGCAGGTGTCATTTTTATTATTGGAGATTCACATAAGACAAGCAGCCACCTAGTTAGCCGTCTTATCACAACGATCCGTCCAAACTACTCCAATCCCCCCTTGCATGGCGCCAAAATTGTGGCGACCATTTTGAACTCTCCAAAGCTTAGAAAAGAGTGGGAGCAGGAGCTAAATGAGATGAGGGGACGCATCGATGAGATGCGCACCTCTTTTGCAACAAAACTCATGAAAAAAGCTCCAAAGGTCGATTTTAGCTTTTTAAAAGAGAGAAGAGGTCTTTTTTTTATTCTTGGGCTGAACGAAGTCCAGGTCGATCGTTTGCGAACAGAGTCTAAGATCTACATGACACGCGATGGTAGAATCAATGTAGCAGGATTAAATCACGCTAATCTAGACTATGTCGTAGACGCTATTTCAAACATACTATGA
- a CDS encoding inverse autotransporter beta domain-containing protein: protein MHKPFSSLLLSCICFTAATYADASPQMKAEDAPQHMRLGARHIEGKGIGYKKGYTTIEGFFARDPAKGCITPFLDLRGHVFNDGRLASNAGLGIRSLLGCRVYGVNAYYDYRKTRRQHYNQVGAGLETLGTRWDFRANGYLPVGDKKSRQFDLGFEEFSGHEAIISRKFEFAFKEANAEIGWHFWKSKNFDLSLAAGPYYISGAFGTHSWGGKARLLGQITDYVTLEISDSYDRVFHNIFQGEIGIRIPFGPRSTVKRTGKSCFNRSSFPVKITQRMMDPVVRQEIIPVKNHTQRSAAINPETGLPYFFIFVDNTSSSLGTFESPYPTLLQAQNASSPNDVIYVFPGNNTTTGMDAGITLKNNQRFLGASISNQFNTPFGLITVPAQASTTPIITNGGGAVVTLANNNEISGFYIQHPGQIGISAPSAVINLTARKNTIQSDDTANGFALNNISGTVLIADSIITNQDVGISILSTGVTGAKYHIINNLINNQSGSDPRINISLTNCLGTYTNISGNNVFSSGNAINLNVVDAIDNLAPKTFSIANNLITTEGENILLSMSNFADAAVTIASNNLFTPDAAIMEFSIGDASHLALNVDSNIANAWDNIMILSPISGSASVACTITNNAFSSDNENILQLLTQDSSELAATIQGNSLTTYKNSHEPINFGAQNSSQIALQILDNKIVSSELGVFGLIEATANGAATIAGNNFLANVSGAIVLEATSTGLASWKILNNTFIGNVPSAATVTSFNGTTCLKLVDNTAIPFAHAYQLNQAGGVFQLEPATGNIGQIEVNIGTVTNVPAGTCSNSM, encoded by the coding sequence ATGCATAAGCCATTCAGCTCTCTTCTTCTCTCTTGTATCTGTTTCACCGCAGCAACCTATGCTGACGCCTCGCCGCAAATGAAGGCGGAGGATGCCCCTCAACATATGCGTTTGGGTGCGCGTCATATCGAAGGGAAGGGTATCGGTTATAAGAAGGGGTACACCACGATCGAGGGCTTCTTCGCTCGCGACCCTGCCAAAGGATGCATCACGCCCTTCCTGGATCTGCGCGGTCACGTCTTTAATGATGGGAGGCTCGCCTCTAACGCGGGTCTCGGTATTCGCAGCCTTCTCGGCTGCAGAGTGTATGGAGTGAACGCCTACTACGACTACCGCAAAACACGCCGCCAGCACTACAACCAGGTTGGAGCAGGTCTCGAGACGCTGGGAACGAGATGGGATTTTCGCGCGAATGGCTACCTGCCAGTGGGAGATAAGAAGAGCCGCCAGTTCGACCTCGGGTTTGAAGAGTTCTCAGGCCATGAGGCGATCATCAGCCGCAAGTTTGAATTCGCCTTCAAAGAGGCGAATGCAGAGATCGGCTGGCACTTCTGGAAGAGTAAAAATTTCGACCTCTCTCTCGCTGCTGGACCCTACTACATCTCAGGAGCGTTTGGGACACACTCTTGGGGTGGAAAAGCGCGCCTACTCGGCCAGATCACAGATTACGTCACTTTAGAGATCAGCGACTCTTACGACAGAGTCTTTCATAATATCTTCCAAGGGGAGATCGGCATCCGCATACCCTTCGGTCCAAGATCTACTGTAAAACGCACCGGCAAGAGCTGCTTTAACAGAAGCTCCTTCCCGGTCAAGATCACGCAGAGGATGATGGATCCCGTCGTCCGACAAGAGATCATTCCAGTTAAAAATCACACACAGCGTAGCGCTGCAATCAATCCAGAAACAGGCCTTCCCTACTTCTTTATCTTTGTAGACAACACGAGCTCCTCTCTCGGCACTTTCGAAAGCCCCTACCCAACCCTACTCCAAGCTCAGAACGCCTCAAGCCCCAATGATGTGATCTATGTCTTCCCAGGCAATAACACCACGACAGGAATGGATGCGGGAATTACCTTGAAGAACAATCAGCGCTTCTTGGGAGCTTCGATCTCAAACCAGTTTAATACGCCATTTGGCCTGATCACTGTGCCTGCACAGGCGAGCACCACTCCTATTATTACAAACGGAGGCGGAGCTGTTGTCACACTTGCTAACAATAACGAGATCTCGGGATTCTACATTCAACACCCCGGCCAGATCGGGATCAGCGCTCCTTCTGCGGTCATTAATCTCACCGCCCGAAAAAACACCATTCAAAGCGATGACACTGCAAATGGCTTTGCGCTTAACAATATCTCCGGAACAGTGCTGATTGCAGATAGCATTATTACCAATCAAGACGTTGGAATCAGCATCCTAAGCACCGGCGTTACAGGTGCTAAATACCATATCATCAACAACTTGATTAACAACCAATCCGGAAGCGATCCACGTATTAACATAAGCCTTACGAATTGTTTAGGAACCTATACCAATATTAGCGGAAATAATGTCTTCTCTTCCGGCAATGCAATCAATCTCAATGTGGTCGATGCAATCGACAACCTTGCTCCTAAGACCTTCTCCATTGCAAATAACCTCATCACGACTGAAGGAGAAAATATCTTGCTGTCAATGTCAAATTTTGCTGATGCAGCGGTAACCATAGCTTCGAATAATCTCTTCACGCCAGATGCCGCTATTATGGAGTTCTCAATCGGCGACGCCTCTCATCTAGCTCTTAATGTAGATAGCAATATTGCGAATGCTTGGGACAATATTATGATATTGTCGCCCATATCCGGCTCCGCAAGTGTTGCATGTACAATCACGAACAACGCCTTCTCAAGCGACAATGAGAATATATTACAACTCCTCACACAAGACAGTTCTGAGCTTGCAGCAACGATTCAGGGCAACTCTCTCACAACTTATAAGAATTCCCATGAGCCAATCAATTTTGGCGCCCAAAACAGCAGCCAGATCGCTCTTCAAATTTTGGATAACAAAATTGTTTCATCAGAACTTGGAGTTTTTGGACTTATAGAGGCCACTGCTAACGGAGCTGCTACAATTGCGGGGAATAACTTCCTTGCGAATGTAAGCGGCGCTATTGTCTTGGAAGCGACAAGCACTGGCCTCGCCAGCTGGAAGATCTTAAACAATACGTTTATTGGTAATGTACCATCTGCTGCAACCGTGACCTCATTTAACGGGACTACTTGTTTGAAACTGGTCGACAACACTGCCATCCCGTTTGCCCATGCTTATCAGCTTAATCAGGCCGGCGGCGTGTTCCAGCTTGAACCAGCTACAGGCAATATAGGACAGATTGAAGTCAACATAGGCACCGTCACAAACGTACCTGCAGGCACCTGCTCCAACTCAATGTAA
- a CDS encoding 30S ribosomal protein S20: MAEEEKKAKQRRPQALKRDIQSEKRRLINRSFKSRALTTVRSLEAAMQSGDKAKTQEQLSAVYSIMDKGVKSGILKKNKANRVKARLSKKLLAK; this comes from the coding sequence ATGGCAGAAGAAGAAAAAAAGGCAAAGCAAAGACGTCCTCAGGCTCTAAAACGCGATATCCAAAGCGAAAAGAGACGCCTGATCAACCGCTCTTTCAAATCTAGAGCTTTAACAACAGTGCGCTCTCTTGAAGCAGCGATGCAGTCTGGCGACAAAGCTAAGACTCAAGAGCAGCTCAGCGCTGTTTATAGCATCATGGACAAGGGTGTAAAAAGCGGCATTCTGAAAAAAAATAAGGCTAACCGCGTAAAAGCGCGCCTTTCTAAAAAGCTCCTCGCAAAGTAA